A region of Salvelinus namaycush isolate Seneca chromosome 9, SaNama_1.0, whole genome shotgun sequence DNA encodes the following proteins:
- the LOC120054082 gene encoding teashirt homolog 3-like, whose protein sequence is MPRRKQEAPKRAAAYSPEELEEMKEHAIEVEEEGVDFQEDGESSEKDLLTKEPLGDRDSIVGAELSAQEMDIESHVSEASDPLSDFETTSVNAVERPVKEPLNGAGVRLDTPLALDTPLALDTPLALDTPLALDTPLALDTPLAQDTLEQMKTIYSSFLTNTYWSPLNFNPTPTPTQTLTPVEKPPRTSSSSSSSSSSSSYDWHQSAVAKSLQQQASQSRHHHHHPSEPSLFSTVQLHRQNPRLYGNIFTGASKFRCKGCSAAYDTLVELTVHMNNTGHYRDDNHERGANGAKGHWSKPRKRSLLEMEGKEDAAKVLKCMYCGHSFESLQDLSVHMIKTKHYQKVPLKEPLAPVAAKMISRKRGPLSGSLDLPGSPSSREVTPKPKASLSGDPSHKVSNPYITPSNRFGHQNGASYAWQFESRKSQILKCMECGSSHNTLQELTAHMMVTGHFLRVTNGNPPSKRGGRPVPEVASPSSVQATHPTQEGVQSIPLAPTFSPPPPSAVSPLAISPPLKDIKKEETEDECTKDMVSHDKVSNGDEDEEVEEKFHNSTKYNYLTEEDLKESPKGGFDILKSLENTVTSAINKAQSGNPSCGGYPSIHAAYQFPNSLKLPQGSAEKSSPLKYLFTGGEGVLSSLSKMQPLISPPASQSYPLTHLNNFQAMEELVKKVTEKVAKVERRVKREVSPKREVSPKREVSPKREVSPKREVSPKREVSPKREVHRPPCSSDAAESTGAESLLREWRAVTPANSDSSHSDRASPSARASRRKTVPLPASALSCSTAFITGHAPLEQPFVNPLSALQSVMNVHLGKAAKPTLPSQDPLSLLSRLSQSMAERAAVASSPTHTKRHPEPVACRGICQSSDDQPMDLTKGKRDRGGSMGSDPLTPSSTASSVSPSSMVTPAKMTVVSPFTSSSPLHENALSDISDMLRNLTQSAHHVSKPPSRTRVTDVVGSTTQEEAEGSMANKRKGRQSNWNPQHLLLLQAQFSSSLKPTSEGKYIMSDLSPQERMHVSRFTGLSMTTISHWLANVKYQLRRTGRTKFLKNLDSGQPVFFCSECASQIRTPAAYICHLEAHLGFRLKDLAKLSPKQTLRDSSKVGSDELPLLDPFLFSSAPSSQSQEEGSGTVYRCQLCIRKFASKHAIKLHLSKSHGKSPEDHLLYVSGMGKH, encoded by the coding sequence CGTACTCTCCAGAGGAGTTGGAGGAGATGAAGGAGCATGCGATTGAGGTGGAAGAAGAGGGCGTGGACTTTCAAGAGGACGGAGAGAGCTCAGAAAAGGACCTCCTCACCAAAGAGCCACTGGGTGACCGGGACTCCATTGTTGGGGCCGAGCTCTCTGCTCAGGAGATGGACATTGAATCACACGTGAGCGAGGCCAGCGACCCCCTGTCAGACTTTGAGACCACCTCTGTCAACGCCGTGGAGAGGCCTGTCAAAGAGCCTCTGAACGGAGCAGGGGTGAGGCTGGACACTCCCTTGGCGCTGGACACTCCCTTGGCGCTGGACACTCCCTTGGCGCTGGACACTCCCTTGGCGCTGGACACTCCCTTGGCGCTGGACACTCCCTTGGCGCAGGACACCCTGGAACAGATGAAGACCATCTACTCCAGCTTCCTGACCAACACCTATTGGTCGCCCCTGAACTTTAACCCCACCCCAACGCCAACTCAGACACTGACACCTGTGGAGAAGCCACCGCGGACTAGCAGCtctagcagcagcagtagcagcagcagtagttatGACTGGCACCAGTCCGCAGTGGCTAAGTCCCTGCAGCAGCAGGCCTCTCAGAgccgccaccaccaccatcatccctCGGAGCCCAGTCTCTTCAGCACAGTGCAGCTCCACAGGCAGAACCCCAGACTGTACGGCAACATCTTCACCGGGGCCAGCAAGTTCCGCTGCAAGGGCTGCAGTGCCGCCTACGACACCCTGGTGGAGCTCACCGTGCACATGAACAACACGGGCCATTACCGCGATGACAACCATGAGAGGGGAGCCAACGGGGCCAAGGGGCACTGGTCCAAGCCTCGCAAGCGCTCCCTTCTGGAGATGGAAGGCAAGGAGGATGCCGCGAAGGTGCTGAAGTGCATGTACTGTGGCCACTCCTTCGAGTCCCTGCAGGACCTGAGCGTTCACATGATCAAGACCAAACACTACCAGAAAGTGCCTCTGAAGGAGCCACTGGCCCCTGTGGCAGCCAAAATGATCTCAAGGAAGAGAGGCCCACTCTCTGGGAGCCTGGACCTCCCTGGCTCCCCAAGCTCAAGAGAGGTGACCCCCAAACCCAAAGCCTCCCTGAGTGGTGACCCCTCCCACAAGGTCTCCAACCCCTATATCACCCCCAGCAACCGCTTCGGCCATCAGAACGGCGCCAGCTATGCGTGGCAGTTCGAATCGCGCAAGTCCCAGATCCTCAAGTGCATGGAGTGCGGGAGTTCCCACAATACCCTGCAGGAGCTGACCGCCCACATGATGGTGACGGGTCACTTCCTCCGGGTCACCAATGGCAACCCCCCCAGCAAGAGAGGAGGCAGGCCCGTCCCAGAGGTCGCCTCCCCCAGCTCTGTACAGGCCACACACCCCACACAGGAGGGGGTTCAGTCAATCCCATTGGCTCCTACATTctccccccctccaccctctgccGTTTCACCCCTGgccatctcccctcctctcaaaGACATTAAGAAAGAGGAGACGGAGGACGAGTGTACCAAGGACATGGTCAGCCATGACAAAGTTTCGAATGGGGACGAggatgaggaggtggaggagaagttTCACAACTCCACCAAGTATAACTATCTGACCGAGGAGGACCTGAAGGAGAGCCCCAAGGGCGGCTTCGACATTCTCAAGTCCCTGGAGAACACGGTGACTTCGGCCATCAACAAAGCCCAGAGTGGCAACCCCAGCTGCGGGGGATACCCCAGTATCCACGCTGCATATCAGTTCCCCAACTCCCTGAAGCTGCCCCAGGGTAGTGCTGAGAAGAGCTCCCCTCTCAAGTACCTATTCACTGGAGGAGAGGGGGTGCTCTCTTCCCTCAGCAAGATGCAGCCCCTGATCTCCCCACCGGCTAGTCAGAGCTACCCCCTCACCCACCTCAACAACTTCCAGGCCATGGAGGAGCTGGTTAAGAAGGTGACTGAGAAAGTGGCCAAAGTGGAGCGGAGGGTGAAGAGAGAGGTGTCCCCCAAGAGAGAGGTGTCCCCCAAGAGAGAGGTGTCCCCCAAGAGAGAGGTGTCCCCCAAGAGAGAGGTGTCCCCCAAGAGAGAGGTGTCCCCCAAGAGAGAGGTGCACCGGCCCCCCTGTAGCAGTGACGCCGCAGAGTCCACCGGAGCAGAGTCCCTGCTTCGAGAGTGGAGGGCGGTGACTCCGGCTAACAGCGACAGTAGCCATAGCGACAGGGCCTCGCCATCTGCGAGAGCGAGCAGGAGAAAAACGGTTCCATTGCCTGCCTCTGCTCTGAGCTGCAGCACAGCCTTCATAACAGGCCACGCCCCTCTGGAGCAGCCCTTCGTTAACCCTTTAAGTGCTCTTCAATCTGTGATGAATGTCCACCTGGGGAAGGCAGCCAAGCCCACCCTGCCCAGCCAGGACCCTCTCAGTCTGCTGTCCAGGCTGAGCCAGAGTATGGCCGAGAGGGCTGCCGTGGCCTCCTCCCCCACGCACACCAAGAGACACCCAGAGCCTGTGGCTTGTCGGGGCATCTGTCAGTCCAGTGATGACCAGCCCATGGACCTGACAAAAGGGAAGCGTGATCGAGGGGGCTCTATGGGCTCTGACCCTCTGACTCCCTCATCCACAGCCTCCTCCGTCTCCCCTTCCTCAATGGTGACCCCTGCTAAGATGACAGTGGTCTCTCCCTTCACATCCAGCAGCCCGTTACATGAAAACGCTCTGTCGGACATCTCCGACATGCTGAGGAACCTGACGCAATCAGCACACCACGTCTCCAAGCCCCCCTCCAGGACGCGGGTCACAGATGTAGTGGGCTCCACCACCCAAGAGGAGGCTGAGGGGTCCATGGCCAATAAGAGGAAGGGCCGTCAGTCCAACTGGAACCCCCAGCACCTGCTTCTCCTACAGGCCCAGTTCTCTTCCAGCCTCAAGCCGACATCCGAGGGCAAGTACATCATGTCTGACCTGAGCCCCCAGGAGAGGATGCACGTGTCCCGCTTCACGGGCCTCTCCATGACCACCATCAGCCACTGGCTGGCCAACGTCAAGTACCAGCTGAGGAGAACCGGCAGGACGAAGTTCCTCAAGAACCTGGACTCAGGCCAGCCGGTGTTCTTCTGCAGCGAGTGCGCTTCACAGATCCGGACCCCCGCTGCCTACATTTGCCACCTGGAGGCCCACCTGGGCTTCAGACTGAAGGACCTGGCCAAGCTCTCCCCCAAACAGACCCTGAGGGACTCCTCGAAAGTTGGGTCTGATGAACTGCCCCTCCTGgaccctttcctcttctcttctgcGCCCTCTTCTCAGTCACAGGAGGAGGGCAGTGGGACTGTGTACCGGTGCCAGCTGTGTATCCGTAAGTTTGCCAGTAAGCATGCCATCAAGCTCCACCTCAGCAAGAGCCATGGGAAGTCCCCAGAGGACCATCTCCTGTATGTCTCTGGGATGGGGAAACACTAG